In Hermetia illucens chromosome 5, iHerIll2.2.curated.20191125, whole genome shotgun sequence, a single window of DNA contains:
- the LOC119657607 gene encoding uncharacterized protein LOC119657607 — protein MARYASALFLAIFVAFVYTSVECAVVVPGVSIQDATVQLVGSKPSKECMPVGGRCHSSADCCSKRCLTYSAKCVG, from the exons ATGGCACGCTACGCAAGTGCACTCTTCTTGGCAATCTTTGTCGCATTTGTCTACACATCCGTCGAA TGCGCGGTGGTAGTTCCAGGCGTTTCTATTCAAGACGCAACTGTTCAATTAGTTGGAAGCAAG CCAAGCAAGGAGTGCATGCCAGTGGGGGGTCGA TGTCACTCCAGTGCTGATTGTTGCAGCAAAAGATGTCTTACTTATAGTGCAAAATGTGTTGGGTGA